The proteins below are encoded in one region of Pseudonocardia sp. DSM 110487:
- the pdxH gene encoding pyridoxamine 5'-phosphate oxidase translates to MAEQLATMRVDYARTDELDVGDLAATWHEQLALWMDEAITDGVAEPNAMVLATTGEDGRPTSRTVLCKGLDARGVVFYTNYTSAKSHQLRATRYASATFPWYAQHRQVHVRGHVELVTPAENAAYWSTRPRGSQLGAWASAQSVEVRDRRVLDDALKAATQRFAAEEEVPPPPHWGGWRILPEQVEFWQGRSNRMHDRLRFEHDPHSRTWRVRRLAP, encoded by the coding sequence ATGGCAGAGCAGCTGGCGACGATGCGCGTGGACTATGCGCGTACCGACGAGCTCGACGTGGGCGATCTCGCCGCCACGTGGCACGAACAGCTGGCGCTGTGGATGGACGAGGCGATCACCGATGGCGTCGCGGAACCCAACGCGATGGTGCTGGCCACCACGGGCGAGGACGGCAGGCCGACCTCGCGCACGGTGCTGTGCAAGGGCCTCGACGCCCGCGGCGTCGTCTTCTACACGAACTACACGTCAGCGAAGAGCCACCAGCTGCGCGCCACGCGGTACGCATCGGCCACCTTCCCCTGGTACGCCCAGCACCGGCAGGTGCACGTGCGCGGCCACGTCGAGCTGGTGACGCCCGCGGAGAACGCGGCGTACTGGTCCACCCGGCCCCGCGGTTCCCAGCTCGGGGCATGGGCGTCGGCCCAGTCGGTCGAGGTGCGAGACCGGCGCGTGCTCGACGACGCGCTCAAGGCCGCCACGCAGCGCTTCGCGGCCGAGGAGGAGGTACCGCCTCCGCCGCACTGGGGCGGCTGGCGGATCCTGCCGGAGCAGGTGGAGTTCTGGCAGGGCCGGAGCAACCGGATGCACGACCGGCTGCGCTTCGAGCACGATCCGCACAGCCGCACATGGCGCGTCCGCCGCCTGGCCCCCTGA